A portion of the Colius striatus isolate bColStr4 chromosome 1, bColStr4.1.hap1, whole genome shotgun sequence genome contains these proteins:
- the APBB1 gene encoding amyloid beta precursor protein binding family B member 1 isoform X2: MSGALSKRSDLANDNSHPGLSLGLRDPPAPGHPQPGPPQGTQPRAGGDPGAPSEEPANAKWVKDGQNQLRRAAERDQNRNELGSPLAEEEGLGVPAPNTPAGTRPLLLQLRGAREDEEEEEDEDEDEEDEEEDEEEDGDSTPVQSDPATAESEASGERVAREPGRSASRLFGVRGGTASDEDSSWATLSQGSPAGSSPDDADSFWTRNSFETDSDLPAGWMRVQDTSGTYYWHIPTGTTQWQPPSGLARGSAPGSPAITPSSEEPPLAWTGFAPAERFGEGDFWKDPSAEDVDEEPGAEDAEPPSPSPASPGEGAALPEEDKPGSKRFAVRSLGWVEMSEDELAPGRSSVAVNNCIRQLSLHQRGPPGAGAEDQALLHAQPVAAIRVWGVGRDSGRDFAYVARDQLTQMLKCHVFRCESPAKNIATSLHEVCSQIMAERRSARALANGLCMDPSRLVEIPFQVEFPAPKNEVVQKFPVCYLGCVPVAKPVGMDVINAALEAALATGTKERWTPTVVNVAPATLTITHEQTEAVLCECRVRFLSFMGVGRDVRSFAFIMASAPGAFRCHMVWCEPNAAGLSEALQAACMLRYQKCLDARPQASSSCLPAPPADSVARRVGSSVRRGVQTLLGSLKPKRLGAQTP, from the exons ATGTCGGGGGCCCTGAGCAAACGGAGCGACCTGGCCAACGACAACAGCCACCCGGGGCTGAGCCTGGGGCTGCGGGACCCCCCCGCGCCCGGGCACCCGCAGCCCGGCCCCCCGCAGGGCACCCAGCCGCGGGCCGGGGGCGACCCGGGCGCCCCCAGCGAGGAGCCGGCCAACGCCAAGTGGGTGAAGGACGGGCAGAACCAGCTGCGCCGGGCGGCTGAGCGCGACCAGAACCGCAACGAGCTCGGGTCCCCCCTCGCCGaggaggaggggctgggggtcCCGGCCCCCAACACCCCCGCGGGGACGCggcctctgctcctgcagctgcggGGCGCCCGCgaggacgaggaggaggaggaggacgaggACGAGGATGAGGAGGACGAGGAGGAGGACGAAGAGGAGGACGGGGACTCGACGCCGGTGCAGAGCGACCCCGCGACGGCCGAGTCGGAGGCGAGCGGGGAGCGCGTGGCGCGGGAGCCGGGGCGCAGCGCCAGCCGCCTGTTCGGTGTCCGCGGCGGCACCGCCAGCGACGAGGACTCCAGCTGGGCCACGCTCAGCCAGGGCAGCCCGGCCGGCAGCTCCCCTGACGATGCAG ACTCCTTCTGGACCCGCAACTCCTTCGAGACGGACTCAGACCTGCCGGCGGGATGGATGCGGGTGCAGGACACCTCGGGCACCTACTACTGGCACATCCCCACCGGCACCACGCAGTGGCAGCCGCCTTCGGGGCTGGCCCGCGGCTCGGCCCCGGGCTCCCCGGCCATCACCCCCTCCTCTGAGGAGCCCCCG CTCGCCTGGACGGGCTTTGCCCCGGCTGAGCGCTTTGGTGAAGGTGATTTCTGGAAG gACCCCTCGGCTGAGGACGTGGACGAGGAGCCAGGAGCAGAGGATGCAGAGCCGCCGTCGCCGAGCCCGGCCTCGCCGGGAGAGGG CGCGGCCCTGCCCGAGGAGGACAAGCCGGGCTCCAAG CGCTTCGCCGTGCGCTCGCTGGGCTGGGTGGAGATGAGCGAGGACGAGCTGGCGCCCGGCCGCAGCAGCGTCGCCGTCAACAACTGCATCCggcagctctccctgcaccAGCGCGGCCctcccggcgccggggccgAG GACCAGGCGCTGCTGCACGCGCAGCCCGTGGCCGCCATCCGCGTCTGGGGCGTGGGGCGAGACAGCGGCAG GGACTTTGCCTATGTGGCCCGGGACCAGCTGACACAGATGCTCAAGTGCCACGTGTTCCGCTGTGAGAGCCCCGCCAAGAACATCGCCACCAGCCTGCACGAGGTGTGCTCCCAG ATCATGGCGGAGCGGCGCAGCGCCCGGGCGCTGGCGAACGGGCTGTGCATGGATCCCTCCCGGCTGGTGGAGATCCCTTTCCAGG TGGAGTTCCCGGCGCCCAAGAATGAGGTGGTGCAGAAGTTCCCGGTGTGCTACCTGGGCTGTGTGCCCGTGGCCAAGCCCGTGG GCATGGACGTCATCAACGCGGCGCTGGAGGCGGCGCTGGCCACCGGCACCAAGGAGCGCTGGACCCCCACTGTGGTCAACGTGGCACCCGCCACGCTCACCATCACCCACGAGCAG ACCGAGGCGGTGCTGTGCGAGTGCCGCGTGCGCTTCCTGTCCTTCATGGGGGTGGGCCGGGACGTGCGCTCCTTCGCCTTCATCATGGCCAGCGCGCCCGGCGCCTTCCGCTGCCACATGGTGTGGTGCGAGCCCAACGCCGCGGGGCTGAGCGAGGCGCTGCAGGCCGCCTGCATG CTGCGCTACCAGAAGTGCCTGGACGCCCGGCCCcaggcctccagctcctgcctgcccgCGCCGCCGGCCGACTCGGTGGCTCGCCGGGTGGGCTCCTCTGTGCGCCGCGGCGTGCagaccctcctgggcagcctgaagCCCAAGCGCCTCGGGGCCCAGACGCCGTGA
- the APBB1 gene encoding amyloid beta precursor protein binding family B member 1 isoform X1: MSGALSKRSDLANDNSHPGLSLGLRDPPAPGHPQPGPPQGTQPRAGGDPGAPSEEPANAKWVKDGQNQLRRAAERDQNRNELGSPLAEEEGLGVPAPNTPAGTRPLLLQLRGAREDEEEEEDEDEDEEDEEEDEEEDGDSTPVQSDPATAESEASGERVAREPGRSASRLFGVRGGTASDEDSSWATLSQGSPAGSSPDDADSFWTRNSFETDSDLPAGWMRVQDTSGTYYWHIPTGTTQWQPPSGLARGSAPGSPAITPSSEEPPLAWTGFAPAERFGEGDFWKDPSAEDVDEEPGAEDAEPPSPSPASPGEGAALPEEDKPGSKRFAVRSLGWVEMSEDELAPGRSSVAVNNCIRQLSLHQRGPPGAGAEGRAMLLQLEGRTLKLLDPQDQALLHAQPVAAIRVWGVGRDSGRDFAYVARDQLTQMLKCHVFRCESPAKNIATSLHEVCSQIMAERRSARALANGLCMDPSRLVEIPFQVEFPAPKNEVVQKFPVCYLGCVPVAKPVGMDVINAALEAALATGTKERWTPTVVNVAPATLTITHEQTEAVLCECRVRFLSFMGVGRDVRSFAFIMASAPGAFRCHMVWCEPNAAGLSEALQAACMLRYQKCLDARPQASSSCLPAPPADSVARRVGSSVRRGVQTLLGSLKPKRLGAQTP; this comes from the exons ATGTCGGGGGCCCTGAGCAAACGGAGCGACCTGGCCAACGACAACAGCCACCCGGGGCTGAGCCTGGGGCTGCGGGACCCCCCCGCGCCCGGGCACCCGCAGCCCGGCCCCCCGCAGGGCACCCAGCCGCGGGCCGGGGGCGACCCGGGCGCCCCCAGCGAGGAGCCGGCCAACGCCAAGTGGGTGAAGGACGGGCAGAACCAGCTGCGCCGGGCGGCTGAGCGCGACCAGAACCGCAACGAGCTCGGGTCCCCCCTCGCCGaggaggaggggctgggggtcCCGGCCCCCAACACCCCCGCGGGGACGCggcctctgctcctgcagctgcggGGCGCCCGCgaggacgaggaggaggaggaggacgaggACGAGGATGAGGAGGACGAGGAGGAGGACGAAGAGGAGGACGGGGACTCGACGCCGGTGCAGAGCGACCCCGCGACGGCCGAGTCGGAGGCGAGCGGGGAGCGCGTGGCGCGGGAGCCGGGGCGCAGCGCCAGCCGCCTGTTCGGTGTCCGCGGCGGCACCGCCAGCGACGAGGACTCCAGCTGGGCCACGCTCAGCCAGGGCAGCCCGGCCGGCAGCTCCCCTGACGATGCAG ACTCCTTCTGGACCCGCAACTCCTTCGAGACGGACTCAGACCTGCCGGCGGGATGGATGCGGGTGCAGGACACCTCGGGCACCTACTACTGGCACATCCCCACCGGCACCACGCAGTGGCAGCCGCCTTCGGGGCTGGCCCGCGGCTCGGCCCCGGGCTCCCCGGCCATCACCCCCTCCTCTGAGGAGCCCCCG CTCGCCTGGACGGGCTTTGCCCCGGCTGAGCGCTTTGGTGAAGGTGATTTCTGGAAG gACCCCTCGGCTGAGGACGTGGACGAGGAGCCAGGAGCAGAGGATGCAGAGCCGCCGTCGCCGAGCCCGGCCTCGCCGGGAGAGGG CGCGGCCCTGCCCGAGGAGGACAAGCCGGGCTCCAAG CGCTTCGCCGTGCGCTCGCTGGGCTGGGTGGAGATGAGCGAGGACGAGCTGGCGCCCGGCCGCAGCAGCGTCGCCGTCAACAACTGCATCCggcagctctccctgcaccAGCGCGGCCctcccggcgccggggccgAG GGCCGGgccatgctgctgcagctggagggcCGCACGCTGAAGCTGCTGGACCCGCAGGACCAGGCGCTGCTGCACGCGCAGCCCGTGGCCGCCATCCGCGTCTGGGGCGTGGGGCGAGACAGCGGCAG GGACTTTGCCTATGTGGCCCGGGACCAGCTGACACAGATGCTCAAGTGCCACGTGTTCCGCTGTGAGAGCCCCGCCAAGAACATCGCCACCAGCCTGCACGAGGTGTGCTCCCAG ATCATGGCGGAGCGGCGCAGCGCCCGGGCGCTGGCGAACGGGCTGTGCATGGATCCCTCCCGGCTGGTGGAGATCCCTTTCCAGG TGGAGTTCCCGGCGCCCAAGAATGAGGTGGTGCAGAAGTTCCCGGTGTGCTACCTGGGCTGTGTGCCCGTGGCCAAGCCCGTGG GCATGGACGTCATCAACGCGGCGCTGGAGGCGGCGCTGGCCACCGGCACCAAGGAGCGCTGGACCCCCACTGTGGTCAACGTGGCACCCGCCACGCTCACCATCACCCACGAGCAG ACCGAGGCGGTGCTGTGCGAGTGCCGCGTGCGCTTCCTGTCCTTCATGGGGGTGGGCCGGGACGTGCGCTCCTTCGCCTTCATCATGGCCAGCGCGCCCGGCGCCTTCCGCTGCCACATGGTGTGGTGCGAGCCCAACGCCGCGGGGCTGAGCGAGGCGCTGCAGGCCGCCTGCATG CTGCGCTACCAGAAGTGCCTGGACGCCCGGCCCcaggcctccagctcctgcctgcccgCGCCGCCGGCCGACTCGGTGGCTCGCCGGGTGGGCTCCTCTGTGCGCCGCGGCGTGCagaccctcctgggcagcctgaagCCCAAGCGCCTCGGGGCCCAGACGCCGTGA